From the genome of Populus alba chromosome 10, ASM523922v2, whole genome shotgun sequence, one region includes:
- the LOC118043352 gene encoding xylan glycosyltransferase MUCI21 produces the protein MAKGIEDFNRNNVFQKDPTPPSPPPPLSRPQQISCDRSHRFYDLCTINGPTVLDPVNSTLYLSAPTNSTTVEKIRPYPRKWEKPIMAGIQEFTLISNSKSPLCQAQHNLPAIVFSAEGYTGNFFHDFNDGFIPLFITVNSVFPDNQDFILVISQAQNWWISKYGDLLHTYSKHPVIIPENETSTHCFPSAILGLISHGSMTINPKLMPNSQALTHFRAFLDKAYNHGQNHPWKSDPPKPRARLVLATRNGGVGRVISNQNEVQHLAEEIGFDVIIFEPIPQTPLQQAYALINSGHAMVGVHGAGLTHSLFLRPGVVFMQVVPIGADWLAEVCFAKSARAMGLEYLEYRIGAEESSLIDKYGKNSLLIKDPATFRGQNWSSAIMDIYLKEQNVKIDLIRFREYLKEAYKKAKEFMEKEGAS, from the exons ATGGCCAAGG GAATTGAAGACTTCAACCGGAATAATGTTTTCCAGAAAGACCCAACACCTCCGTCTCCGCCACCACCGCTTTCTCGACCTCAACAAATCAGCTGCGACCGATCTCACCGATTCTACGATCTTTGCACAATCAACGGCCCAACTGTTCTGGACCCTGTAAACTCCACACTCTACCTTTCGGCCCCCACAAACTCAACAACCGTGGAGAAGATTAGGCCTTACCCAAGGAAGTGGGAAAAGCCGATAATGGCAGGAATACAAGAGTTCACTCTAATTTCAAACTCAAAAAGCCCATTATGTCAAGCACAGCACAACCTTCCGGCAATCGTATTCAGTGCGGAGGGTTACACTGGAAACTTCTTTCATGATTTCAACGATGGGTTCATCCCCCTCTTCATCACTGTTAATTCGGTTTTCCCCGACAATCAAGATTTCATCCTCGTGATATCACAAGCTCAGAATTGGTGGATTAGCAAGTATGGAGATTTGCTACACACTTATAGCAAGCACCCTGTTATAATTCCTGAAAACGAGACCTCCACCCATTGTTTCCCTTCTGCCATATTAGGCCTCATATCACATGGATCTATGACCATAAACCCTAAATTAATGCCAAATTCACAAGCGTTAACCCATTTTCGTGCCTTCTTAGATAAAGCCTATAACCATGGCCAAAATCATCCCTGGAAGTCCGATCCACCAAAACCGAGGGCACGACTGGTGCTGGCGACTCGAAACGGAGGTGTTGGGCGTGTGATTTCAAACCAAAACGAAGTGCAACATTTAGCTGAAGAAATTGGTTTTGATGTGATTATCTTTGAGCCTATACCTCAAACCCCGTTGCAACAAGCTTATGCACTGATAAACTCAGGTCATGCAATGGTTGGGGTACACGGTGCCGGACTCACGCATTCATTGTTTCTTCGGCCGGGCGTGGTATTCATGCAAGTGGTGCCGATAGGAGCTGATTGGCTGGCGGAGGTGTGCTTCGCAAAGTCAGCCAGGGCTATGGGATTAGAGTACTTGGAGTACCGGATTGGAGCGGAGGAGAGTAGTTTGATAGACAAGTACGGTAAGAATAGCTTACTGATAAAGGATCCGGCGACTTTCCGAGGTCAAAATTGGTCGAGTGCTATAATGGACATATATTTGAAGGAACAGAATGTAAAAATAGATTTGATTCGGTTCAGGGAATATCTGAAGGAAGCATATAAGAAGGCCAAAGAGTTCATGGAAAAAGAGGGGGCTAGCTAG
- the LOC118042989 gene encoding xylan glycosyltransferase MUCI21, with product MLKKGISKTTIVFLVLMVFFFISQVNLSLLSRSNVSEASSISKSRPGLIVSEKREEKPASSSIHSGIVINKTREDRPARSPLHSISEVKRPITCDCSHNDYDLWFINGPALLDPSTSTFFTTGPTISTPPDFAVKFRPYPRKTDERAKSKVNELTLTSAPPRSSCGITHSSPAIVFSTGGYTGNFYHQFNDGLLALYITVNSLSLNRDVILTVTNWSDWWAQKYAHLLHRFTKHPIINMDNQTRTHCFPSAIVGLMTHGPLSVDPTQTKQKTLLDFHALLESTYSPPGKHVSTLDKSKGARPQLVLVNRKNGVGREILNLKEALKAIEEVGFKAIVFEPKRNGAVGDTYRLLHGSHAMLAVHGAAMTHLLFLRVGMVLGEIVPIGTDWLAKTFYEKPARVLGLEYMKYKIEVNESSLAEEYGANDLVLRNPPAFVNGDWPKAKVYMKTQNVKLDMVRFRKYLKEVFVKAKRFMDKEG from the exons ATGTTGAAGAAGGGAATTTCTAAAACTACAATTGTGTTCCTCGTGTTGATGGTATTCTTCTTCATTTCCCAGGTAAACCTCTCATTGCTCTCAAGATCAAATGTATCCGAGGCTTCTTCAATATCCAAGAGTAGACCAG GACTAATTGTAAGCGAGAAACGGGAAGAAAAGCCAGCAAGTTCATCCATCCATTCAG GTATTGTAATAAACAAGACCCGAGAAGACAGGCCAGCACGGTCACCTCTCCATTCGATCTCAGAGGTCAAGAGACCAATCACATGCGATTGCTCTCACAATGACTATGATTTGTGGTTTATCAACGGTCCTGCGCTTTTGGATCCATCCACTTCAACATTCTTCACAACAGGCCCCACTATCTCGACCCCACCAGACTTCGCAGTAAAATTTCGTCCTTACCCTCGGAAGACGGATGAAAGGGCCAAGTCTAAAGTCAACGAACTAACACTCACCTCAGCTCCACCAAGATCCTcctgtggaatcacacattctAGTCCAGCCATAGTATTCAGCACGGGGGGGTACACAGGAAACTTCTACCATCAGTTCAATGATGGGCTCCTTGCTCTCTACATCACcgtcaactctctctctctaaatcgAGATGTCATCCTAACGGTCACCAATTGGAGTGATTGGTGGGCCCAGAAATATGCTCATCTCCTGCATCGATTCACCAAGCACCCCATCATCAACATGGACAATCAGACCAGGACACATTGCTTCCCATCAGCAATCGTAGGGCTAATGACGCACGGTCCCTTGTCTGTGGATCCCACGCAAACCAAGCAAAAAACACTCCTGGATTTCCATGCACTCCTAGAAAGTACATACAGTCCACCAGGTAAACATGTTTCAACGCTTGATAAATCGAAGGGAGCTAGGCCACAACTTGTTTTGGTGAACAGAAAAAATGGTGTTGGTCGTGAGATCCTGAATTTAAAAGAAGCTCTCAAGGCAATCGAAGAGGTGGGATTTAAAGCAATTGTGTTCGAGCCGAAACGAAATGGTGCAGTGGGTGACACATACAGGCTACTCCATGGAAGCCATGCAATGCTAGCAGTACACGGTGCTGCGATGACACATTTGTTGTTTCTCAGAGTAGGAATGGTGCTAGGTGAAATAGTGCCAATCGGAACAGATTGGCTTGCTAAGACATTTTACGAGAAGCCGGCTAGAGTTTTGGGATTGGAGTACATGAAATATAAGATTGAAGTCAATGAAAGTAGCCTGGCAGAAGAGTACGGGGCTAACGATTTGGTGCTAAGGAACCCTCCAGCTTTTGTTAACGGAGATTGGCCAAAAGCAAAGGTGTATATGAAGACCCAAAATGTGAAGCTTGACATGGTTAGGTTTAGGAAATACTTAAAGGAGGTTTTTGTGAAAGCCAAAAGATTCATGGACAAGGAAGGCTAG